Proteins from a single region of Ananas comosus cultivar F153 linkage group 3, ASM154086v1, whole genome shotgun sequence:
- the LOC109708220 gene encoding probable RNA helicase SDE3, producing the protein MISGFLDFCRRLLGGQDEENQEGGRHGFERRSSSGGNSSPLQRESSQRRSPVPDASFASPSPARAQPPHAASAAPFASPSPAKAQPPRAASSAPPSTASFCSPSKVSVDNLPLFASEKSSEPPQFDQRNKIGQLPRYEIPEHLQEQIKNDAVPQVLKRPLSPSTYADYFAALLYAEDYYCEKWSDFLLLDVTLELRGRDSFKIQNSAGGKKNNKSNAQKDKPFVAFEIGSVPEKRPYLLSRDHVLLRPAGKKTEPFQGILFRVEKSKWVLAEFSDDFHKQHSPSKKYDVSFSFNRVCLKRSHQAVSAAMDPFLCSILFPDPPRNPFLGPIRSSDFTQNDRKSNMLAIIGRILRLKGPQPYLLLEGPLSQGMEKLIQIAILQLYETCSNNRILVCAPRNWTLDALTKSLLKDIPESRMFRANAAFRDYDLVPDDVMPACLFEGECFTCPPLAELKSFRVVTSTFISSYRLYAAGIGADHFTHIFLVDASYATEPETIVAFANLVGKTTAIVATGSAQESPAWVRSDIGRRNGLKKSFFRRLLEMEPYSLRDPMYIAHIQ; encoded by the exons ATGATATCCGGCTTCCTTGATTTCTGTCGGCGCTTGTTGGGAGGGCAAGATGAAGAGAATCAAGAGGGGGGCCGCCATGGATTCGAACGACGAAGCAGCTCCGGCGGTAACTCTTCGCCGCTGCAAAGAGAGAGTTCGCAGAGGAGATCACCGGTGCCGGACGCTTCCTTTGCTTCTCCGTCTCCGGCGAGAGCTCAGCCTCCTCATGCCGCATCGGCCG CTCCTTTTGCTTCTCCGTCTCCGGCAAAAGCTCAGCCTCCTCGTGCCGCATCTTCTGCTCCTCCATCAACAGCTTCTTTTTGTTCGCCGTCGAAGGTTTCTGTGGATAATTTGCCGCTGTTCGCTAGCGAGAAGTCGTCGGAACCGCCCCAGTTTGATCAGCGGAATAAGATCGGTCAGCTCCCGCGGTACGAGATCCCGGAGCATCTGCAGGAGCAGATCAAGAACGATGCCGTGCCCCAGGTGCTCAAAAGGCCCTTATCGCCATCCACTTATGCTGATTACTTTGCCGCTCTGCTTTACGCAGAGGACTACTACTGTGAG AAATGGAGCGATTTTTTGTTGCTTGATGTCACGCTGGAATTGCGCGGAAGGGACAGCTTCAAGATTCAGAACTCAGCTGGAGGCAAGAAGAACAATAAAAGTAATGCTCAGAAGGATAAGCCCTTTGTAGCTTTTGAGATCGGTTCAGTTCCTGAGAAGCGGCCGTACCTCCTATCAAGGGATCATGTGCTTCTACGACCTGCCGGGAAGAAAACTGAACCTTTCCAG GGAATCCTGTTCCGGGTCGAAAAGAGCAAATGGGTGTTAGCCGAATTCTCAGACGATTTCCACAAGCAACACTCACCCTCGAAGAAGTACGACGTTAGCTTCTCCTTCAACAGGGTTTGCTTGAAGCGGTCTCACCAGGCGGTTTCAGCTGCAATGGATCCTTTCCTCTGTAGCATCCTTTTCCCCGACCCACCGCGTAACCCATTTCTCGGACCCATCCGTAGTTCCGATTTCACCCAGAACGACCGAAAAAGTAACATGCTTGCGATAATAGGCCGGATTCTACGTCTGAAAGGTCCTCAGCCTTATCTTCTACTCGAAGGGCCTCTTTCACAAGGCATGGAGAAGCTGATCCAAATAGCTATTCTCCAACTCTATGAAACCTGTTCCAATAATAGAATCCTTGTATGTGCTCCGAGAAACTGGACATTGGATGCACTAACAAAAAGCCTGCTAAAGGATATCCCAGAATCGAGAATGTTCCGTGCTAATGCGGCATTTCGAGACTATGATCTCGTCCCGGATGACGTTATGCCGGCGTGCTTGTTTGAGGGGGAGTGCTTCACTTGTCCACCACTGGCTGAGCTTAAGAGTTTCAGGGTTGTTACCTCGACCTTCATCAGTTCATATAGGTTGTATGCTGCTGGAATTGGTGCAGATCATTTCACTCATATCTTTCTCGTCGACGCGTCTTATGCTACGGAGCCTGAAACTATTGTGGCTTTTGCAAATCTTGTGGGCAAGACTACGGCGATTGTGGCGACAGGGTCGGCACAGGAGAGTCCGGCGTGGGTGAGATCGGATATTGGTAGGAGAAATGGATTGAAGAAGTCGTTCTTTCGGCGGCTTCTTGAGATGGAGCCCTACTCTCTGCGTGATCCTATGTACATTGCCCATATCCAGTGA
- the LOC109708037 gene encoding probable prefoldin subunit 5 — protein MATGRVGGSAGVIRAPEMERMGVEQLRSLKEQTDLEVNLLQDGLAKIRTAASRLESAAAALHDLSLRPHGKKLLVPLTASLYVPGTLDDADKVLVDVGTGYFIEKTMAEGKDYCERKINLLKSNFDELVEMASKKKSIADEAGLVLQAKLRQASASS, from the exons ATGGCGACGGGGCGGGTAGGGGGATCGGCGGGGGTGATTAGGGCGCCGGAGATGGAGAGGATGGGCGTGGAGCAGCTGCGGTCGCTGAAGGAGCAAACCGACCTCGAGGTCAACCTCCTCCAGGACGGCCTCGCCAAGATCCGCACCGCCGCCTCCCGCCTCgagtccgccgccgccgccctccacGACCTCTCCCTCCGCCCCCATG GGAAGAAGCTCCTGGTGCCGCTAACGGCCTCGCTCTACGTCCCCGGAACCCTAGATGACGCCGATAAGGTCCTCGTCGACGTCGGCACCGGATACTTCATCGAG AAAACCATGGCCGAAGGCAAAGACTATTGTGAGCGGAAAATCAATTTATTGAAGTCTAATTTTGATGAGCTCGTTGAG ATGGCTTCGAAAAAGAAAAGCATAGCAGATGAAGCTGGACTGGTATTACAAGCAAAACTCAGGCAAGCCTCCGCAAGTTCATGA
- the LOC109708038 gene encoding protein BOLA1, chloroplastic: protein MPRLFSSPPTQGLFSTQGLLLCFFRGLRYLITKMGSRGTAVALSRASRIRQKLQAALEASVLEVEDVSYQHSGHAGVKGVDANETHFNIKVVSAKFDGQSLLKRHRMVYDLLGDELKSGLHAISIVARTPQESAPSNA from the exons ATGCCCAGGCTCTTCTCGTCCCCCCCAACCCAAGGTCTCTTCTCAACACAAGGGCTATTGCTTTGCTTCTTTCGT GGTCTAAGATACCTGATAACCAAAATGGGCTCACGGGGAACCGCTGTCGCGCTATCGAGGGCTAGTAGAATCAGGCAAAAGCTGCAGGCCGCATTGGAAGCCAGTGTGCTGGAAGTAGAGGATGTTTCGTATCAGCATTCCGGGCACGCAGGTGTTAAGGGGGTGGACGCAAACGAGACCCATTTCAACATCAAGGTTGTTTCAGCGAAATTCGACGGGCAAAGCCTCTTGAAACGCCACCGGATGGTGTACGATCTTTTGGGCGATGAGCTGAAATCTGGACTCCATGCCATTTCCATCGTTGCGAGAACTCCGCAGGAGTCGGCGCCATCAAATGCCTAA
- the LOC109707155 gene encoding E2F-associated phosphoprotein produces the protein MEEGSREKQPMETEEAPDNHAEFVSSDDEIDYSVKPEFYDPNIDDIDEKWAHKQRKGRSSDAILSCPACFTTLCLDCQRHEKYVTQYRAMFVRNCKVRTDQILRPAKRKGKKSKARSDSGKPEEEVFRPVCCSVCSTEVGVLDEEEVYHFFNVIPSNS, from the exons ATGGAGGAGGGCTCGCGAGAGAAGCAGCCAATGGAAACCGAAGAAGCACCAGATAATCACGCCGaattcg TTTCTAGTGATGATGAGATAGACTACTCCGTCAAACCCGAGTTCTATGATCCAAATATTGATGATATCGACGAAAAATGGGCTCATAAACAACGAAAAGGCCGGAGCTCCGATGCTATTCTTAGCTGCCCTGCGTGTTTCACCACCCTATGCTTGGATTGTCAGAG GCACGAGAAATACGTGACGCAGTACAGGGCCATGTTTGTTCGCAACTGCAAGGTTAGGACCGACCAGATACTGCGTCCTGCGAAACGAAAAGGAAAGAAGTCGAAAGCCCGTAGTGACTCTGGTAAGCCCGAGGAAGAGGTATTCCGGCCGGTATGCTGTTCAGTTTGCTCAACTGAGGTCGGGGTCCTCGACGAAGAGGAGGTCTACCATTTCTTCAATGTCATCCCTAGTAACTCCTGA
- the LOC109707304 gene encoding sugar carrier protein C-like, whose amino-acid sequence MAGGGFVEHGEVKDYSGKVTAFVVITCLVAATGGLIFGYDIGISGGVTSMDVFLEEFFPSVYHDEKSAVGGKSEWCQFDSQLLTAFTSSLYIAGLLATYVASAVTRKSGRRISMLIGGANFLIGAALNGAAVNLAMLIIGRILLGFGVGFANQAVPLYLSEMAPPKLRGALNICFQLATTIGILVANLVNYGTNKIHGRYGWRISLALAAVPAGIMTLGALGLPDTPNSLIERGHHEKAKATLQKIRGTDDVDAELQDMIEASEESARVQNPWRNIFQRHYRPQLVMAFVIPASQQLTGINVIMFYAPVLFKTLGFGANASLMSAVITGAVNVFATLVSIVTVDRVGRKGLFLEGGVQMILSQVTIGAILGVGFGSSGEGQLSKNLANGVLILICLYVSAFAWSWGPLGWLVPSEIFPLEIRSAGQSIVVSVNFFWTFLVAQFFLMALCHLKYGLFFLFAAFVIVMTLFVVLFLPETKNVPIEEMNLVWRNHWFWKNYVLDEHLPSSGVGARAR is encoded by the exons ATGGCGGGAGGCGGATTCGTGGAGCATGGGGAGGTGAAGGACTACAGCGGCAAGGTCACGGCCTTCGTGGTCATCACCTGCCTGGTCGCTGCCACCGGCGGCCTCATTTTCGGTTACGACATTGGAATTTCAG GTGGTGTGACGTCGATGGACGTATTCTTGGAGGAATTCTTCCCGTCGGTGTACCACGACGAGAAGAGTGCGGTCGGCGGGAAGAGCGAGTGGTGCCAGTTCGATAGCCAGCTGCTGACGGCGTTCACGTCGTCGCTGTACATTGCCGGCCTCCTCGCCACCTACGTCGCCTCCGCCGTCACCCGCAAGTCCGGCCGCCGCATCTCCATGCTAATCGGCGGCGCCAACTTCCTCATCGGCGCCGCCCTCAACGGTGCCGCCGTCAACCTCGCCATGCTCATCATCGGCCGCATCCTCCTCGGCTTCGGAGTCGGCTTCGCCAACCAGGCCGTCCCCCTCTACCTCTCCGAGATGGCCCCCCCAAAGCTCCGCGGCGCCCTCAACATCTGCTTCCAGCTAGCCACCACCATCGGCATCCTCGTCGCCAACCTCGTCAACTACGGCACCAACAAGATCCACGGCCG ATACGGGTGGCGCATATCGCTGGCGCTCGCGGCGGTCCCCGCGGGCATCATGACGCTCGGAGCGCTCGGCTTGCCGGACACCCCGAACTCTCTGATCGAGCGCGGGCACCACGAGAAAGCGAAGGCGACGCTGCAGAAGATCCGCGGGACTGACGACGTCGACGCGGAGCTGCAGGACATGATCGAGGCGAGCGAGGAGTCGGCGCGGGTGCAGAACCCGTGGCGGAACATCTTCCAGCGCCACTACCGGCCGCAGCTGGTCATGGCCTTCGTCATCCCGGCGTCGCAGCAGCTCACCGGCATCAACGTCATCATGTTCTACGCCCCCGTCCTCTTCAAGACCCTCGGCTTTGGGGCGAACGCCTCCCTCATGTCCGCGGTCATCACAGGCGCCGTCAATGTCTTCGCCACGCTCGTTTCCATCGTCACCGTCGACCGCGTCGGCCGCAAGGGGCTCTTCCTCGAGGGCGGCGTGCAGATGATCCTCAGTCAG GTGACTATTGGGGCTATACTGGGAGTAGGGTTCGGGAGCAGCGGAGAAGGACAGCTGTCGAAGAACCTCGCGAACGGGGTGCTCATACTCATCTGCCTCTACGTGTCGGCGTTCGCTTGGTCGTGGGGCCCGCTCGGGTGGCTCGTGCCGAGCGAGATCTTCCCGCTGGAGATCCGGTCGGCGGGGCAGTCGATCGTCGTGTCCGTCAACTTCTTCTGGACCTTCCTCGTCGCGCAGTTCTTCCTCATGGCGCTCTGCCACCTCAAGTACGggctcttcttcctcttcgcgGCCTTCGTCATCGTCATGACGCTCTTCGTCGTGCTCTTCCTGCCGGAGACGAAGAACGTGCCCATCGAGGAGATGAACCTCGTCTGGCGCAACCACTGGTTCTGGAAGAACTACGTGCTCGACGAGCACCTCCCCAGCAGCGGCGTCGGCGCGCGCGCGCGGTGA
- the LOC109708022 gene encoding bifunctional nitrilase/nitrile hydratase NIT4B-like, protein MALVPANSAPAPAPAPPLIAEVEMNSCDPTSVTVRATVVQASTVFYDTPATLDKTERLVAEAAELGSQLVVFPEAFIGGYPRGSTFGVAIGSRSAKGREEFRKYHAAAVDVPGPEVDRLAAMAGKYKVFLVMGVIERAGYTLYCTVLFFDSQGQYLGKHRKLMPTALERVIWGFGDGSTIPVYETPLGKIGALICWENRMPLLRTALYGKGIEIYCAPTADAREVWQASMAHIALEGGCFVLSANQFCRRKDYPPPPEYVFAGLEDEPSSDTVVCAGGSVIISPSGAVLAGPNYEGEALISADLDLGEIVRAKFDFDVVGHYARPEVLSLTVEDHPLNPVSFASAAKSESSQKS, encoded by the exons ATGGCTCTGGTTCCCGCCAACTCCGCCCCCGCCCCGGCCCCCGCGCCGCCTCTCATCGCCGAGGTCGAGATGAACAGCTGCGATCCCACCTCCGTCACCGTCCGGGCCACCGTCGTTCAAGCCTCCACCGTCTTCTACGACACCCCCGCCACTCTCG ACAAGACGGAGCGGCTGGTTGCGGAGGCCGCTGAGCTCGGATCGCAGCTGGTCGTGTTCCCGGAAGCGTTTATCGGCGGCTACCCGCGAGGTTCTACGTTCGGCGTCGCCATCGGCAGCCGCTCGGCGAAGGGAAGGGAGGAGTTCCGGAAGTACCATGCCGCGGCCGTCGACGTGCCTG GTCCGGAAGTTGATCGGTTGGCCGCGATGGCCGGAAAGTATAAGGTTTTTCTGGTAATGGGCGTGATTGAGAGGGCGGGGTATACTCTTTACTGCACCGTTCTGTTTTTTGATTCTCAGGGTCAGTATCTAGGCAAGCACCGGAAGCTCATGCCTACAGCTCTGGAGCGCGTGATTTGGGGGTTTGGAGACGGATCGACGATTCCGGTGTATGAAACTCCGCTTGGAAAAATAGGTGCCCTTATTTGCTGGGAGAATAGGATGCCACTTTTAAGGACTGCATTGTATGGCAAAG GTATTGAGATATACTGTGCTCCTACTGCCGATGCCAGGGAAGTGTGGCAGGCCTCCATGGCGCATATCGCTCTCGAGGGCGGATGCTTCGTCCTGTCCGCGAACCAGTTCTGCAGGAGAAAAGACTATCCTCCCCCGCCCGAATATGTCTTTGCGGGTCTAGAGGACGAGCCCTCTTCAGATACTGTTGTTTGTGCTGGCGGAAGTGTCATCATTTCGCCGTCTGGCGCAGTCTTGGCTGGCCCCAATTATGAGGGAGAAGCTCTCATCTCAGCTGACttgg ACCTTGGAGAAATTGTGCGAGCCAAGTTCGATTTCGATGTGGTCGGGCACTATGCAAGGCCGGAGGTGCTGAGCCTCACTGTGGAAGATCATCCGCTGAACCCGGTGTCATTTGCATCTGCCGCGAAATCTGAAAGTTCACAGAAATCATAG
- the LOC109708023 gene encoding uncharacterized protein LOC109708023 produces the protein MGWCSPSTGKQALATLCYFGAGAALFAVGAHLSYAHVAPQRARTLARDAFVRDYLRKKRGQ, from the coding sequence ATGGGGTGGTGCTCGCCGTCCACAGGGAAGCAGGCGTTGGCGACTCTCTGCTACTTCGGCGCGGGCGCCGCCCTCTTCGCCGTCGGCGCCCACCTCTCCTACGCCCACGTCGCCCCGCAGCGCGCCCGCACCCTCGCCCGCGACGCCTTCGTCCGCGACTACCTCCGCAAGAAGCGCGGCCAGTAG